CTGCCACGACTCGAGCGACGGCGTGGCGCTGCCCAGGATGAGCGGCACGTTCTCGTCCGCCGCCCGCTGCTGGGCCACGTCCCGCGCGTGGTACCGCGGCGCCGAGTCCTGCTTGAAGGTGGTCTCGTGCTCCTCGTCTACGACGATCAGCCCCAGGTCGGGCGTGGGGGCGAACACCGCGCTGCGGGCGCCGACCACCACCTGCACCTCGCCGGCGGCGATCCGCTTCCAGTGCCGGTGGCGCTCGACGTCGGTCAGGTGGCTGTGCAGCACCGCGATGTGGTCGAACCGGGCGCGGAACCGCCCCACGGTCTGCGGCGTGAGACTGATCTCCGGCACCAGCACAATCGCCTGCCGGCCGAACGAGACCACCTTCTCGATCGCCTGGATGTAGACCTCGGTCTTGCCGCTGCCGGTGACGCCGTGGATCAGCAGCGTGCTGTGCTGCGCGGCGTCCAGCTCGCGGTGGATCTCCGTGAGCACCGCGGTCTGATCGTTGTTGAGCTGCTTGGGCGTCTCCCGCTGGACCTCCAGCGCCGCCAGCTCTCCCTGGTCGAGGCGCTCGACGCTCGACTCGATAAGGCCCTGCTTGCGGAGCGTGTTGATGGGCGCCGACGTGCAGCCGACGCGGGTGGCGAGCTGTTTGAGCGTCAGCGGCTTGGGGCTGGCCGCCAACGCCTGCAGCACAGCCCGCTGCTTGTCGGTCACGTCGAGCGTGGTCAACCGAGCGGCGACCCGCGTAGGGAGCGACAGCAGCGTCATCTCCCGCGTGCCCGCCTGCCCCCGCACGCCCGCCGGCACGACCGCCTCCAGCACCTGCCCCCACGGGCAGAGGTAGTAGTCGGCCATCCAGCGGGTGAGCCGCAGCATGTGCGGCGTGAGCAGCGACTGCTTGTCGAGCACGCCCGCGACGGACTTCAGCTTGCGGCCCGGAGCTTCCTTCACGCCCAGGGCAACGCAGTAGCCGACCGCGGTGCGGTTGCCCCGGCCGAACGGGACCCGCACCCGGCGTCCCACCTCCAGCAGCGTCTCCGGCCGGCGGGCGTCGAGCAGCTCGTCGGGCACGAGGTAGTCGTACTGGTTGTCCGGGCCGGTGGTCAGCACCACGGTGGCCAGCATCTGCTGCGCAGCCGCGTCCAGCTCCCAGGGGGCGGGGTCATCGTCGAACAGCGATTGCTGGCTGTTGGCCAAAGGGGCAAAGCAACTGTGAAAATTGGAACTAGGAAAGTCGCGCTCCTGAACCACGGAAGCGCAAAGGCACAAAGGATAAGAACCTGGTAGAGCGTTCTATTTGGTGTCTTGGCGCCTTCGTGGTTGTAGCTTCGCGGCATGACTCTGGCGCCGCTACCGACTACGATAGCGGCTTGACCCACCAACCCACCACCCACATCGAACGGCAGACCCCTGACCAACCGCATCGGCATCTTCGGCGGCAGCTTCGACCCGGTGCACCACGGGCATCTGGCGCTCGCCCGTGCGTGCCGTGACGCGGCCGGTCTGGACGAGGTGTGGCTGGTCCCCGCCGCGGTGCAGCCGCACAAACCACACGGGCCGGTCGCCTCGAATGAAGACCGCCTGACGATGCTCCGCCTGGCGACCGACGCCGACCCTACGCTGCGGGTCAGCGACCTGGAGATCGCCCGCGGCGGCGTCAGCTATACGGTCGACACGCTCCGCGCGGTCCACGCCGACCGCCCCGACGCCGAGCTCTACCTGTTGATGGGCGCCGACACGCTGGCTGACTTGGCCAAGTGGCGCGAGCCCGAGGCAATCCGCCAGCTCGCCAGCCTGCTGGTCGTCCACCGCCCCGGCGAACCGCTGCCCGATGGCGAAGGCTTCACCGTCGTGGAGATGCCGCTGTCGGACCTCAGCAGCAGCGAGATCCGCCGGCGTGTCGCCGCTGGAGAATCAATAGATGGCATGACGCCCGAGCAGGTCGTGTCCTACATCGCAGATCGCGGGCTCTACCGGTAGGCCGGAACAAGCGCCAGCGCCGTTCCGGCGGGAGTCGCTCTCGTCAAACCGGAGTGAACCACGAAGGGCACAAAGAGGAGACGTGCTGTTTCCTTCGTGCTCTTCGTGTCCTTTGTGGTTCAGCTTCAGTAGGCAGTTGATCTGCCGGAACTGCGCTGCCGCTTGTTGCCGGCTTACGCGGAGATGTGCCGCCGCGATGCCAATAAAAAAGCCCCGCCGGGCGGGGCTGTGGTTTCTGCTGGATGACTGACCCCCGGCGTGAACGCTGGGGCTTGGCTCGATTAACCCTGCACGGCCGCGGTGCGGTTGGCGTGGTTCTTCAGCGGCAGCGCGAAGTGTGAGCCCGAAAGGGTCTGCTCGCACTTGGTGTTGGCGCCGCACAGGCGGAGGGCGCCGCCCTGGGCGGTGAGCTTGCTGCGGAGCTCGTCGAGCTGGCTGGCCAGCTGCTCCGGCATCGCCTGCAGGTCGTCCAGCTCAACGACCAGGCGGTAGGTGAAGTGCCGCGAGCAGATCTCCCACATCTCGTCGACCAGGTGCTCGGTCGGCGACCCGGCCGAGGTCTTGGGCAGGCGTACGAAGAGCCAGTTGGGCCCGCGGTCGATGCGGCAGTGTTGGCCCAGCAGGCTGGGCGCCAGGGTAGCAGCCATCTTGTTCGCTCCGTCGTCAAAAAGGGGGGAGGAGTTGCTCCGTCTTTGTGGCGGGCGGCGCGACGCGCAGGACGCGCGTCGGGAAAGAATGCGGCGCTCGGCCGACCGCCCGGCAACACCGCTCATGTTACGCGGCCGGCCGAAGAAGGGGCAAGCCGTGTTTCCGCTTTTTGATTGCGCGCTAACGTTCTAGCATTTCAGCGGCGGTGGCCTTGGCGACCGTCATCGCCTCGGGCAGCTTGGTCGGCTGCTTGCCGCCGGCCTGCGCCATGTCGGGGCGGCCGCCGCCGCCGCCGCCTACCGCCTGCGCGACCGGGCCGATCCACTTGCCGGCGCTGAAGCCGCGGTCCTGCAGGTCCTTGGTGATGCCGGCCACCAGCGTGACCTTGCTGTCGCCTTGGGTGGATGCTAGCAGCACCGCGGCGGGCTGGGTCTTTTGCCGCACGGCGTCGATCAGCTTGCGCATCATGTCGGGCGTGGCGCCGGGCGTCTCGGCGACGACGAGCGTCACGCCGTCGAGCGCCTCGGCCTGCTCCAGCAGGATGTCGGCTGACAGCGGGCCGGCCGCCTCGCGCTCGTCGAGCTGCTGCTCGAGCGACGCGATCTCCGCCAGCAGCGCCTCGACGCGGGCCGGCACGTCGTGCAGGCCGACCGACAACTGCCGCGCGGCCTCCGAAAGCGACAGCTTCTTCTGCTCGTGCGACGTGGCGGCCTGCGAGTCCGACTTGTACTTCGCGGCGCCGCTGTGGCCGCCGCCGGCGATCGCCTTCTTGAGCGACTTCTGCTGCTCGAGCAGGGCGCTCACGGCGCTGGCCAGGTCGCCCGGCCCGACGCCCAGCAGCTTGGCGGCGGCGTCGGCCGCCCGGTCGATGT
This portion of the Posidoniimonas corsicana genome encodes:
- the priA gene encoding replication restart helicase PriA, translated to MANSQQSLFDDDPAPWELDAAAQQMLATVVLTTGPDNQYDYLVPDELLDARRPETLLEVGRRVRVPFGRGNRTAVGYCVALGVKEAPGRKLKSVAGVLDKQSLLTPHMLRLTRWMADYYLCPWGQVLEAVVPAGVRGQAGTREMTLLSLPTRVAARLTTLDVTDKQRAVLQALAASPKPLTLKQLATRVGCTSAPINTLRKQGLIESSVERLDQGELAALEVQRETPKQLNNDQTAVLTEIHRELDAAQHSTLLIHGVTGSGKTEVYIQAIEKVVSFGRQAIVLVPEISLTPQTVGRFRARFDHIAVLHSHLTDVERHRHWKRIAAGEVQVVVGARSAVFAPTPDLGLIVVDEEHETTFKQDSAPRYHARDVAQQRAADENVPLILGSATPSLESWQRAASGEYRLLSMPRRVNDWPMPAVRLVDLREDQNRRGSISRPLQQAMEHALRDGGQAILLLNRRGFSTHVQCPACGASAKCPECEIALTFHRHEQILLCHWCDHRQAPPRACPDCRSPAIRYGGLGTQKLEAEVQARFPKARCLRMDADTMRRPGSHEQALDAFRRGEYGVLLGTQMIAKGLDFPNVTVVGVINADTALNWPDFRAGERTFHLVTQVAGRTGRGEKGGRVLVQTFDPEHPAIAAAARHDYGAFARTELPQREALGYPPFGSMIRFVCRGENESQTSAVADQAVAEIRAAWGQLEQQQPDDPLRLRGPAPAPIAKLRGEFRYHLQATHPDGPRLKAAVKAALAKLTPPEGVRWVVDVDPWEMM
- the nadD gene encoding nicotinate-nucleotide adenylyltransferase yields the protein MFGGSFDPVHHGHLALARACRDAAGLDEVWLVPAAVQPHKPHGPVASNEDRLTMLRLATDADPTLRVSDLEIARGGVSYTVDTLRAVHADRPDAELYLLMGADTLADLAKWREPEAIRQLASLLVVHRPGEPLPDGEGFTVVEMPLSDLSSSEIRRRVAAGESIDGMTPEQVVSYIADRGLYR